From the genome of Streptomyces spinoverrucosus:
CGGCACCGTCGGTCCGAGGCGCCCAGGCCGACAGCCAACGCATCTGTCAAGATCACGGGATGACTGGCAGCGCAGGTACGACTGATCTTCCGGGAGGGTGGACGCCGCCCGCCGGCCTCGCGCTGCTCGGTTACCCGATGCTCATTGCGCGTGCCGACGTGAACTGAGGCTGATCCGGGAAACGCATGTACGCGGCCGTGGCCGCGGAGCTCGGGATCATCGGGGAGGCGCTGCGCACGTGGGTCCGCAAGGACAACACCGGTCAACAGGCGCCGGTCACGCGAAATGGCAGCGGGCCAGGAAGCCCAACCGAAGAGCTGGCCGTAGGGCGTGGTGCGCGTGCGGGGCGCACCCGTAGGGGGAGTTCTGGAGGTGCGCCCTTGGGGCTACGACAGCGGCTGCCGACGGCAGGTCCGCGGAAAGGAGGGCATTCTCTTCAAGTTGGCGACGACCGCGGTCGACAAGCCCGACGAGGTTGGGCCGGGCCCTGTTCCTTTCGCCTTCACCGAACTGCTGAACTTCGGCCTGCTGCCGAGGCTGAAGAACATCGGCAGCATCCGCCTGTACCGCCCGGACGACACCCCGCCCGGCTGGCCGGCGCTCGGCGCCTCGCTGACGAGGCCGATCCGCTGGGAGCTGATCGAGCAGCAGTACGACCAGATGGTGAAGTGCGCGACTGTGCTCCGGTTCGGAACGGCGGAGGCGGAGCAGGTGCTGCGGCGCTTCACCCGGGGTGGCGTGCCCCAAGCATCCCACCTACCAGGCACTCGAAGAACTCGGCCGGGCCGTGCGCACAGCACGTTCCGCCTCGACATGGACAAGCGCCTCGATCTGGGGTCGGCCATCGCCGTGCCCCGCCCTCGCACACCGACGCATCAGGCCGCCTGATCAACCTCGAAGTCACGCTGAGGGGCTTCCAGGCTTGGCCGACCTGGGAACCATCGGCGAGCCACCCCCGGCTGAGCGGAATGTCCGGGCGTGGCCAGGCGGCAGCCGCGTTCTGTTGTATGGCCGACGGTGTGGCCTACTTGTCGGTTATGAACGGTGCGCGGCCGATCTGGGTGGGGTCGGTGAGCTGCTGGAGGAAGTACGCGGCGGCGTTGGCCCGAGAGAGGCGCAGTCCTCCCTTGTCGCCGACTTTGCGGACGTTGATGGAGGCGGTCTTCGGGCCGTTGGAGAGGAAGGGGATGCGGACGATGGTCCACTTCAGTCCGGACTCGCGCACGATGTGGCCGATGGTGACGATGGTGTTGTACGCGTCCGGCGTGAACTTCTTGACGGCGGTGGCTGTGAGGCCGACCTTGAACTCCTTGCTGTCGGCCGGGTCGGGGATGCTGGGCGTGCCCAGTGCCACCAGCCGCTCGACGCCGTGTTCGTGCATGGCCGCGACGATGTGGCGGTAGCCGGTGACCAGCGGCGGGGCGTCGGCCTTTTTGGTGGTGGGGCCGAGCGTGCTGAGGACGGCGTCGCTGCCGTGTACCGCCTTGGCGATGGCTGCGGCGTCGTCGAGCTG
Proteins encoded in this window:
- a CDS encoding Tn3 family transposase: MATTAVDKPDEVGPGPVPFAFTELLNFGLLPRLKNIGSIRLYRPDDTPPGWPALGASLTRPIRWELIEQQYDQMVKCATVLRFGTAEAEQVLRRFTRGGVPQASHLPGTRRTRPGRAHSTFRLDMDKRLDLGSAIAVPRPRTPTHQAA
- a CDS encoding NAD(P)-dependent oxidoreductase, which translates into the protein MRVTVFGGTGPTGLLLINQALAEDHEVTAYARTPSKLPTHERLTAVQGQLDDAAAIAKAVHGSDAVLSTLGPTTKKADAPPLVTGYRHIVAAMHEHGVERLVALGTPSIPDPADSKEFKVGLTATAVKKFTPDAYNTIVTIGHIVRESGLKWTIVRIPFLSNGPKTASINVRKVGDKGGLRLSRANAAAYFLQQLTDPTQIGRAPFITDK